The Jiangella sp. DSM 45060 genome contains the following window.
TCGCCATGGCCTTCCCGAACTACCTGCTGCTCAACCAGGAGTCCGACGCCTTCGCCGACCCGCGGGTCCGGGAGGCCGTCGACCTCGCGATCCACCGCGCCAACATCCTGGAGGCGGCCGGCGGCGGCGTGGGCGAGCTCGGCGGCTCCTTCCTCGCGCCCGCTCTGGACTACCACGACGCGTCGCTCGAGCCGGTCGAGCGCGATCCCGCACGCGCGGCGGAACTGCTCGACGAGGCGGTCGCCGACGGCGCGGACCGGCGGTTCACCCTCTCGGTCGCCGCGGGCGGGACGTACGCGAACCTGACCGCCCAGATCATCCAGGAGAACCTCGAGGACGCCGGCTTCGACGTGACCATCGAGCAGCTCGACGGCGCGACCGTCCTCTCCGAGGTCGGCGCGGGCCGCTACGACGCCACGCTCTTCACGATGACCAGCGACATCATCGATCCCCTCGAGGTCATCGGCTACTACGTCGACCTGAACGCCCTCTGGACCGGCGGCGAGACGGCCGAGGTGGCAACCCTTCTCGAGGAGGCGAAGCAGGCCGTGGACCAGCAGTCCCGCAGCGACCTCTACGCGCGGATCCAGCAGGTCGTGTACGACGACCGCAGCCTGGTCGTGCTCGGCTACCAGCCGTGGGTCTGGGCCTGGCGGACCGACGTCGTCGGCTTCGAGGTGCCCATGACCGGGGTCCCCTGGCTGGCCGACACCGGATTCCGGGAGTGAGCGATGGCCTTCGCGAGGTTCTTCGCCAGCCGCCTGCTGCAGGCCGTGCCGGTCCTGCTCGGCGTGACGCTGGTGGTCTTCGTCCTGATCCACCTGGTGCCGGGTGACCCGGCCCAGACCGCCCTCGGTCCGCGGGCGACGCCCGACGCCGTCGACGCGCTGCACAGCCAGTGGGGGTTGGACCAGCCATTGCACGAGCAGTACCTGCTGTTCATGGAGCGGCTCCTCGGCGGCGACCTCGGCACGTCGCTGCGCTTCGGCCAGTCGGCCGGCGACCTGATCGCCGCCCGGCTGCCGGTCACCCTGTGGCTGATCGTGTACGCGGCCGTGCTGGCCTGCCTGTTCGCCGTGCCGCTGGCGCTGTGGGCGGCGTCGCGGCCCGCGGCGCTGCGCGACCGGGTGGTCCGCGTCATCTCGGTCGTCGGCCTCGGTGTGCCCGGCTTCTGGCTGGGGCTGGTGCTGATCGAGGTGGTGTCGGTGAACTGGCTGCTGTTGCCGGCCGCCGGGGTCGAGCCGGGCTTCCTCGGTCACCTCGAGTCGCTGTTCCTGCCGAGCCTCACCATCGCCGCCGGGATGACGCCGCTCGTGGTCCGGAGCCTGCGCACCGAGGTGCTGCGGGTCACCGAGTCCGACTTCGTGACCACCGCGAGAGCGAAGGGGCTGACGCCGCATCAGATCCGGATGCGGCACCTCCTGCGCAACGCCCTGGCGCCGTCGGTCACGGTGCTCACGGTGAACGTGAGCTTCCTGATCGGCGGCACGCTCGTGATCGAGCGGGTCTTCGGCCTGGGCGGCCTCGGCGACCTCATGCTGACCGGCATCGACGCCCGCGACTTCCCGCTCGTCCAGGCGGTCACGCTGGTGCTGGCCGTCCTCGTCGTCCTCGTCAACATCCTCGGCGACCTGGCCCAGGCGCTGATCGACCCCCGCGTGGAGGTCCAGTGAGCATCAGCAGCAGCCTGTCCCGCACCGGTGTGGCGGCGTGGTACGAGCGCCGCTCCCGCCGCCGCTCCTCGCGCGGCGCCGACGCGTCGCTGGCGATCGGCGTCGCCATCATCGGCGTCATGATGCTCGCGGCGCTCCTCGCGGGTGTGCTGTCGCCGGCCGACCCGATCCGCCAGGACATCCCCAACGCGCTGGCGCCGCCCGGCACGGACGGCCATCCGCTCGGGACCGACGCGCTCGGCCGCGACGTGCTGACCCGGATGCTGTACGCCGCCCGGACCGATCTGTTCGTCGCGGTGGGCGCCGTGCTGCTGCCGCTGGTGATCGGCGTCGCCGTCGGCACGATCGCCGGGTACCGCGGCGGCATTGTCGACCGGGTCGTCACCGGGGTGGTCAACGTCGTGTTCGCCTTCCCCGTGATGGTGCTCCTGATCGCCCTCGTGTTCATCCTCGGGCCCGGCATCCCGACGATCATCGTGGCGGTGACGCTGGTCAGCTGGGTCTCGTACGCCCGGCTGGCCAGGGACCTGGTGCGGCGGGAACGCTCGATGGACTACGTGCTCGCGGCGAAGGTGAGCGGGCTGCCGACCCGGCGCATCCTGGGCCGGCACATCCTGCGCAACATCATCGCGCAGCCGGTCACGTTCGCGATGTCCGACGCCGTCGCCATCATCCTGTTCATCACCGCGCTCGGCTTCCTCGGCCTGGGCGTGCCGCCGCCGGCGCCCGACTGGGGCACGATGATCGCCGACGCCCAGCCGTACTTCACGACGCACTGGTGGCTGGCGGTCTTCCCCGGCCTGGCCATCTGCGCCGCGGGCCTCGGGCTGTCGCTGATCGCCGACGGCCTCTCGCAGAAGTGGAACGCGCAGTGACCGGGCCGGACGAGCACCTGCTCTCGGTGCGGGGCCTGCGGCTGCGCGTCGGCGACGAAGCGCACGACGTGGTGCGCGGCGCGACGCTGCACGCGGCCCGCGGCGAGGTCGTCGGCATCGCCGGCGAGTCCGGGTCCGGGAAGTCGCTGACGCTGCGGGCGATCGCCGGGCTGCTGCCCACGGGCGTCACCGTCGCCGGCGGCGACATCGAGGTCGACCGGGTCGACGTCGTCAGGGCCGGCCCGCAGGCGCTGCGCGGGCTGCGCGGCCGCACCGTCGGCATGGTCTTCCAGGAGCCGATGACGGCGCTGAACCCGACGATGCGGATCGGGCGGCAGATCGCCGAGGCCGCACGGGCCCACGGCGACCTCTCCCGGTCCCAGGCGCGGGCGCGGGCGGTCGAGCTGCTGGAACGGGTCGGTTTCCCCGAGCCGGCCCGGCGCTACCGGCTCTTCCCGCACCAGCTGTCCGGCGGGATGCGCCAGCGGGTGGTCATCGCGATCGCGCTGGCGGGGAATCCGTCGCTGCTGCTGTGCGACGAGCCGACCACCGCCCTGGACGCCACCGTCACGCTCAGGATCCTGGACCTGCTGACGGACCTCGTGCGGGACCTCGGCATCGGGATCGTGTTCGTGACGCACGACCTGGGCGTGGCGGCGCGGATCTGCGACCGCATCGCCGTGATGTACGCCGGCCAGGTGGTGGAGGAAGGCCCGACGGAGCAGCTACTGCGCCGGCCCCGGCATCCGTACACGCTGGCGCTGCTGCGGGCCGTGCCGACACGCGACCGCGACATCGACGGCCTGCGGGCGATCCCCGGCAACCCGCCGCAGCGCGGCGAGGAGCTGCCCGGCTGCGCGTTCGCGCCGCGCTGCGAGTATGCCGAACCCGAGTGCCGGAGCGGGATCGAGTTCGTCCCCGTCGGCGCGGGCCGCTCGACCGCCTGCCGGCGTCATCCGCTGCTGGCGGCCATGGCGGGAGGACTCCATGACTGAACCGCTGCTCGACGTGCGGGACCTCGCGGTGACGTTCGCCTCCGGCCGGGGCTGGGGCGGCGACCGCGGCCGGATCCACGCCGTCCGCGGCGTCGACTTCTCCGTGCGCCCCGGCGAGGCGTTCGCTCTGGTCGGCGAGTCGGGGTCGGGCAAGTCGACGACCGCCAAGTGTGTCGTCGGGCTGCAGCAGCCGACCCGCGGCTCCCTCACGTTCGCGGGCGCGCCGCTGGACCCGGCCCGCGACCGCGGACAGCGCCGCGCCATCCAGATGATCTTCCAGGACCCGTACAGCAGCCTGAACCCGCGCATGACGATCGGCGCCGCGCTGATCGAGATCCTGCGCGTGCACCGCCTGGCCGCCGGCCGCGACGCCGCGGAGCGACGGGCGGCCGAACTGCTCGACCTGGTGGGCATGCCGCGCAGCGCGCTGGACCAGCGTCCCCGCGCCTTCTCCGGCGGGCAGCGGCAACGGCTCGGCATCGCCCGGGCGCTGGCCGTCGAGCCGTCGCTGCTCGTCGCCGACGAGCCGGTGTCCGCGCTGGACGTCTCGATCCAGGCCTCGGTGCTGCTCCTGCTGAAGCAGCTGCAACGCGAGTTGGGTCTGACCATGCTGTTCATCTCGCACGACCTCGCCGTCGTGCGGCAGCTGTGCGACCGCGTGGCCGTCATGGCCGACGGGCGGATCGTCGAGGAGGGCACGGTCGGCCAGGTGCTGACCGAGCCGTCGGCGGACTTCACCCGGACCCTCCTCGCAGCGGCGACCGACCTGCCGCCCCTGGAGCTCGACCTCGACCACCGGCAGCCGACGCGGAGGAGCACGCCATGACGTACGGGACGCTCGGACGCGCGCCGTTCGGAGCGCCGATCCCGGACCGCCCGCCGCGCGACGTCTTCGACGCCTACCGGCAGGTCGACCTGACGGCGCCGCGATCGTTCGAGGCCGGCATCCCGATGCGCGACGGCGTCGAGCTCGCTGCCACCGTGCACCTCCCGGCGGCCGCGGCGCTGCCCGCGCCGGCGATCGTGCGGGGAACCCCGTACGACAAGAGCGCCGGGATGCCGTCGGACGTCAGCCGGAAGGTCGACGCCGGCTACGTGCACGTCCGCTACGACGTCCGCGGGCGCGGCAAGTCCGAGGGCGTGTGGCACCCGTTCACCCTCACCGAGGCGCAGGACGGGCACGACGTCGTCGAGTGGGTGGCGGCGCAGGACTGGTGCGACGGCGCGGTCGGCGCCGAAGGGCTGAGCTACGACGGGTGGACCACCATGGCCACCGTCAGCCAGAACCCGCCGCACCTGCGGGCGGCCACCCCGTTCTCCGCGGCCGGGCGGTGGCAGCAGGAGATCCCGTACACCTACGGGTGCTTCCAACTGTTCTTCGTGTGGTGGTGGGCAGCGGTCCGGCGCCGCATCATGGACTCCAGCCTCGACGTGCCCGCCCTGTTCGACCTGCTGCCGGTCCAGGCCATGGGCGACGTCCTCGACACCGCCGGGCCGGGCTGGGCGGAGTGGATGGAGCACGACGCCCTCGACGACGTGTGGCGGGGCCGCCGCTTCGACGGCGCCTACACCTTCGACGTCCCGACCCTGCACGTCACCGGCTGGCACGACCGCGAGGACATCCAGGCCGCGTTCCACCACTACGAGCAGATGATGGCGCACTCCCCCGCCCGCGACCGGCAGTGGCTGCTCGTCGGGCCGTGGAGCCACGTGTCGTCGTACTACCCGACCAGCACCTACAAGGGCATCGAGTACCCCGGCGGCACGGTCGACATGGCCGGCATCCAGCTGCGCTTCTTCGACCGGTTCCTGCGCGGCGAGGACAACGGGGTCGACGACGAGCCTCGCGTGCAGCTCTACGACCCCGGCGCCAAGTCGTGGCAGGTCCGGCCGGCCTGGGCCGGCGGCACCCGGGAGCTGAGCCTGTACCTCGGCGACGACACCACGCTCGGCGAGACGCCCGGCGCGACGGGGTCGCAGAGCTACGACTACGACCCGATGAAGCCCAACGGCCTGAGCGTCGACCTGCGGAACCTGCCACTGGAGCCGGACCTGGACCTCGCCGAGCTCGAGGCCCAGCCCGGCGTCGTGTCGTGGACGAGCGCGCCGCTCGACGGCGCCGTGACCATCCGCGGCTGGGGCGAGGCCGAGCTGTGGGCGTCCACCGACGGCGAGGACACCGAGTGGCACGTGAAGCTCGCCGACGTCGACGACGAAGGCCGGGCGCTCTGCGTCGCCTGGGGGTGCCTGCGCGCGTCGCACCGCGCCGACCTGTCGGCGCCGTCGCCCGTCACGGCGGGTGCGGTGGAGCGCTACTCGATCGAGCTGACCCCGATGTTCCACACCATCCGGCCGGGCCACCGGATCAGGCTGGTGCTGGCCAGCTCGGAGTTCCCCTGGTTCGCCCGG
Protein-coding sequences here:
- a CDS encoding ABC transporter permease; the encoded protein is MAFARFFASRLLQAVPVLLGVTLVVFVLIHLVPGDPAQTALGPRATPDAVDALHSQWGLDQPLHEQYLLFMERLLGGDLGTSLRFGQSAGDLIAARLPVTLWLIVYAAVLACLFAVPLALWAASRPAALRDRVVRVISVVGLGVPGFWLGLVLIEVVSVNWLLLPAAGVEPGFLGHLESLFLPSLTIAAGMTPLVVRSLRTEVLRVTESDFVTTARAKGLTPHQIRMRHLLRNALAPSVTVLTVNVSFLIGGTLVIERVFGLGGLGDLMLTGIDARDFPLVQAVTLVLAVLVVLVNILGDLAQALIDPRVEVQ
- a CDS encoding ABC transporter permease produces the protein MSISSSLSRTGVAAWYERRSRRRSSRGADASLAIGVAIIGVMMLAALLAGVLSPADPIRQDIPNALAPPGTDGHPLGTDALGRDVLTRMLYAARTDLFVAVGAVLLPLVIGVAVGTIAGYRGGIVDRVVTGVVNVVFAFPVMVLLIALVFILGPGIPTIIVAVTLVSWVSYARLARDLVRRERSMDYVLAAKVSGLPTRRILGRHILRNIIAQPVTFAMSDAVAIILFITALGFLGLGVPPPAPDWGTMIADAQPYFTTHWWLAVFPGLAICAAGLGLSLIADGLSQKWNAQ
- a CDS encoding ABC transporter ATP-binding protein; protein product: MTGPDEHLLSVRGLRLRVGDEAHDVVRGATLHAARGEVVGIAGESGSGKSLTLRAIAGLLPTGVTVAGGDIEVDRVDVVRAGPQALRGLRGRTVGMVFQEPMTALNPTMRIGRQIAEAARAHGDLSRSQARARAVELLERVGFPEPARRYRLFPHQLSGGMRQRVVIAIALAGNPSLLLCDEPTTALDATVTLRILDLLTDLVRDLGIGIVFVTHDLGVAARICDRIAVMYAGQVVEEGPTEQLLRRPRHPYTLALLRAVPTRDRDIDGLRAIPGNPPQRGEELPGCAFAPRCEYAEPECRSGIEFVPVGAGRSTACRRHPLLAAMAGGLHD
- a CDS encoding CocE/NonD family hydrolase; translation: MTYGTLGRAPFGAPIPDRPPRDVFDAYRQVDLTAPRSFEAGIPMRDGVELAATVHLPAAAALPAPAIVRGTPYDKSAGMPSDVSRKVDAGYVHVRYDVRGRGKSEGVWHPFTLTEAQDGHDVVEWVAAQDWCDGAVGAEGLSYDGWTTMATVSQNPPHLRAATPFSAAGRWQQEIPYTYGCFQLFFVWWWAAVRRRIMDSSLDVPALFDLLPVQAMGDVLDTAGPGWAEWMEHDALDDVWRGRRFDGAYTFDVPTLHVTGWHDREDIQAAFHHYEQMMAHSPARDRQWLLVGPWSHVSSYYPTSTYKGIEYPGGTVDMAGIQLRFFDRFLRGEDNGVDDEPRVQLYDPGAKSWQVRPAWAGGTRELSLYLGDDTTLGETPGATGSQSYDYDPMKPNGLSVDLRNLPLEPDLDLAELEAQPGVVSWTSAPLDGAVTIRGWGEAELWASTDGEDTEWHVKLADVDDEGRALCVAWGCLRASHRADLSAPSPVTAGAVERYSIELTPMFHTIRPGHRIRLVLASSEFPWFARNLNTFEPIATQAEPRVAHNSVFHGGERPSRIRLEIES
- a CDS encoding ATP-binding cassette domain-containing protein, encoding MTEPLLDVRDLAVTFASGRGWGGDRGRIHAVRGVDFSVRPGEAFALVGESGSGKSTTAKCVVGLQQPTRGSLTFAGAPLDPARDRGQRRAIQMIFQDPYSSLNPRMTIGAALIEILRVHRLAAGRDAAERRAAELLDLVGMPRSALDQRPRAFSGGQRQRLGIARALAVEPSLLVADEPVSALDVSIQASVLLLLKQLQRELGLTMLFISHDLAVVRQLCDRVAVMADGRIVEEGTVGQVLTEPSADFTRTLLAAATDLPPLELDLDHRQPTRRSTP